Proteins from a single region of Xiphophorus maculatus strain JP 163 A chromosome 22, X_maculatus-5.0-male, whole genome shotgun sequence:
- the LOC111606504 gene encoding piggyBac transposable element-derived protein 3-like: MPVKLFHTYSRLMRFDDRESRPARRMTDKLAAIREVWDKWVERLPYLYNPEPDVTVDEQLVPFRGCCPFRQYMPSKPAKYGIKSWVASESSYAWKMQVYTGKSTSGCPEKNQGLRVVLDVTEGLRGHNVTCDNFFNSYELGQQLLKRKITMVGTVQKNKPELPPALLGSKEREVFSSKFAFTPTTTLVSYLPKKNKNVVLLSTLHKDGDISDREDRKPIIILE; this comes from the exons ATGCCAGTCAAACTCTTTCACACCTACTCAAGACTGATGCGATTTGATGACCGTGAATCAAGACCAGCAAGACGTATGACAGACAAACTTGCAGCCATAAGAGAGGTATGGGACAAGTGGGTGGAGCGGTTGCCCTACCTCTACAATCCAGAGCCTGATGTAACAGTGGATGAGCAACTGGTTCCATTTAGAg GTTGTTGTCCTTTCCGGCAGTATATGCCCAGCAAGCCAGCAAAATATGGGATCAAGTCATGGGTGGCTTCTGAATCAAGCTATGCTTGGAAAATGCAAGTCTATACTGGGAAGTCAACCAGTGGATGCCCAGAGAAGAACCAGGGGTTGCGAGTTGTGCTTGATGTGACAGAGGGACTGAGGGGTCACAATGTGACATGTGACAATTTCTTCAACTCTTATGAACTCGGACAGCAGCTCCTGAAGAGGAAGATCACCATGGTTGGTACAGTTCAAAAGAACAAGCCTGAGCTCCCACCTGCACTGCTTGGGTCAAAGGAGAGAGAGGTCTTCTCCTCAAAGTTTGCCTTCACACCCACCACCACTCTAGTTTCCTacctcccaaagaaaaacaagaatgtagtTCTTCTGAGCACACTGCACAAAGACGGCGACATTAGTGACCGTGAGGACAGGAAGCCAATCATCATCCTGGAATAA